One stretch of Trichomycterus rosablanca isolate fTriRos1 chromosome 3, fTriRos1.hap1, whole genome shotgun sequence DNA includes these proteins:
- the apoc2 gene encoding apolipoprotein C-II, producing the protein MQKVLIFTLLITALSLGAESFRVPREAEEEEQATVTTVLDTLRSYYDQSVNTASSYYDSLKDLKLEEKAKNLYDETTQAVRTYAGIFQDQLYHMIYPDNH; encoded by the exons ATGCAGAAGGTGTTAATCTTCACTCTACTTATCACTGCTCTCAGCTTGG GTGCGGAGAGTTTCCGTGTGCCCAGAGAGGCGGAAGAAGAGGAACAAGCCACAGTTACCACTGTTTTAGACACTCTGAGGTCATACTACGATCAAAGTGTAAACACAGCCAGCTCATACTACGATTCTCTCAAGGATCTCAAACTGGAGGAGAAAGCCAA GAACCTGTATGATGAGACCACACAGGCTGTGCGCACTTATGCAGGCATCTTCCAGGATCAGCTCTACCACATGATCTACCCCGACAACCATTAA